DNA from Candidatus Aminicenantes bacterium:
GGTCGCGATGAGGGAATCGACCGCCCTTGGATCGCCAAGAGAGCCAAGCGAGATGGCCGCGTTCGCGCGAACCACCTCGTTTCTGTCAGCCAGGCTTTTTATCAAAGGCTCGACGGCCTCGCGGGCGGCTAGAGCGCCCAAGGCCAGCGCGGCGCCCGCGCGCACACCCTTGTCTCGATCGGAAAGCGCCGCCGTTAAAGGGGCTAAAGCCCGAATGTCCTTGACCAGATAGAAGGCCTTGGCCGCATTGGCCCGAACATCGGAATTCGAGTCCTGTAAGAGGCTGAGCAAGAGGTCCGCGGCGCCCGGCTGCTTTCTCATCGCCAGGACGGCGATGGCGTTGGCCCGCTTGATATGATTCCCCTTCGCCAGCAATTGACTCATTTTCTCGACGACAAGAGGATCATCCATATCGGCCAGGGAGCGGGCCGCCAAGGAGGCGACGTTGAGGCTCCAATCGTAAAGGCCGTCCGCCAGCAGATCGATAGCCTTCTCTCCTCCGACTTGGCCGAGAGCGATAGCCGCCGCCTGGCGGACTTCCCAGTCCCCATCGCGCATGGCTTTATCGAGTATGGGCATGGCTTCGGCTCGGCCGAGCTTGGCCGCGGCCTGGACGGCTTCAACCCGCCTGGGTATGTCGTTCGACCGCGACGAAGGTGTCTGATCTTCCGCGGTTAGTTCGGTTCTTCCCGCGGAGACTGCAATGGCCAGAAAGAGGGAGACCACCGTCAAGGCCCGCCTTCGACTGCTTTTTCGTTCCAGCCAAGAGGCGCGAAAGGACATTTCGATTCTCCCCCGGCGGTTTTTTGCCGCCCATCCCGTCTATTATACGCTCCCCAAAGAGTGGTTGTTTAATGCCGGGTGGTTCTGAGAAGAGAGAAATATCCCCCCTAGGGGGCGACTTCCAGGAAACATCTTTGGTTATGCTATGATCATCGAGAAAGGCAGCACAGGAAAGCCCAAATGGAATCATTGCGCGAACTGTACCGCATCGGGCACGGCCCGAGCTCCAGCCACACTATGGGGCCGCGCCGGGCCGCCGAGGCCTTTTTAGGCCGTGTCCCGGATGCCGCCTCTTACCGGATCATTCTCTATGGGAGTTTGGCCGCCACGGGAAAAGGCCATCTGACCCATGAGGCTCTCGAGGAGGCCTTCGCCGGGCACCCCTTGAACATCGAAGACCGGCCCAACGAAGTCCTTCCCCGCCATACCAACGCCCTGACTTTCCAAGCCCTGGACGCCTCGGGTGCGATCATCCAGACCTGGACCGCATACAGCGTGGGCGGCGGGAAGATCATCGACGACGCGACGCCTCCCGACGCGGGCAATATCTACCCCTTCGCCGGAATGGACGATATCCTAGCCGATTGCGCCAAGAGCGGCCGCCAGATGTGGGAAATCGTCGAGGCTATTGAGGGCCCGGATCTCTCTGTCTTTCTAGCCGAGGTTTGGGCCGTCATGCAGGCGGCCGTCAAGCGCGGCCTCAAAGCCGACGGGGTCCTGCCCGGCGTGCTTAAGCTTCCCCGCAAAGCCCATGCCTACGCCATGAAAGCCAAAACCTTCGGCGGGACGATGCGGCGAAGCGCCCTGCTGTTCTCTTACGCCCTGGCCGTAGCCGAAGAGAACGCGTCCGGGGGGCAAATCGTCACGGCCCCGACCTGCGGCGCCGCAGGCGTCCTGCCCGCGGTGCTGTATTATCTACACAAGGAATACCGCTTCTCCGATCTGGAGATCATCCGGGCCTTGGCCGCAGCCGGCCTGATCGGGACCATCGTCAAACGCAACGCTTCGATTTCCGGAGCCGAGCTGGGCTGTCAGGCCGAAATCGGCGTCGCCTGCGCCATGGCCGGCGGGGCGGCCGCGCAGCTCTTCGGCGGTACGATCCACCAGATCGAATACGCGGCCGAA
Protein-coding regions in this window:
- a CDS encoding L-serine ammonia-lyase, producing MESLRELYRIGHGPSSSHTMGPRRAAEAFLGRVPDAASYRIILYGSLAATGKGHLTHEALEEAFAGHPLNIEDRPNEVLPRHTNALTFQALDASGAIIQTWTAYSVGGGKIIDDATPPDAGNIYPFAGMDDILADCAKSGRQMWEIVEAIEGPDLSVFLAEVWAVMQAAVKRGLKADGVLPGVLKLPRKAHAYAMKAKTFGGTMRRSALLFSYALAVAEENASGGQIVTAPTCGAAGVLPAVLYYLHKEYRFSDLEIIRALAAAGLIGTIVKRNASISGAELGCQAEIGVACAMAGGAAAQLFGGTIHQIEYAAEMGIEHHLGLTCDPVAGLVQIPCIERNVFAASRALSHQTYALLSDGRHRISFDEVIEAMKQTGRDLSSKYKETSKGGLAV